Proteins from one Sphaeramia orbicularis chromosome 17, fSphaOr1.1, whole genome shotgun sequence genomic window:
- the slc25a24l gene encoding solute carrier family 25 member 24, like, whose amino-acid sequence MDQFRGLFVKLDQNNDGFISLAELHNEMKKHGILSADGKVQNIIDSYDKDKDGQLDYKEFLSYMMDREKKWKIHFHDLDKNKCGVIDQEDIICLFTELGVVISKPNAKKIIQMMDKDNSLTVDWSEFLHYVILNPVDNIGELVSSWKHSLVFDVGESRAMPIEFPEEASGFGAWRTFVLAAGLADAVSRTVTAPIDRLKTQLQVHGSKAFSQGFQEVRSGGLRSMWQGNAVNVLKGTPQSTLQCLIYAQMKVYTQHKTQEALTVQQRFSLGCVSGAVAHAAFYPLEVLKVRLNLQRIGTYHGVMACAQTIYRNESLSSIYRGFKPSILCMIPYAGVECAVHQSIMNWAKSDPAYNSESKLFFFSFVAFASGQITSYPLAVIRTQQQAQAFNSNARATSSVLQGLIGIYENHGFRGYYSGMGASFVRAIPCALINYTLTRKFENVFSSVES is encoded by the exons ATGGATCAGTTTCGTGGGTTATTTGTCAAACTGGACCAAAACAATGATGGCTTCATATCGCTGGCAGAGCttcacaatgaaatgaaaaagcaCGGGATACTCTCAGCGGATGGTAAAGTCCAG AATATTATTGATTCTTATGATAAAGACAAGGATGGCCAGTTGGATTACAAAGAGTTTCTCAGTTACATGATGGACAGAGAGAAGAAATGGAAGATTCATTTTCATGACCTCGACAAGAATAAATGTG GTGTCATTGACCAGGAGGACATCATATGTTTGTTTACGGAGTTAGGAGTGGTCATTTCAAAGccgaatgcaaaaaaaattatacaaat GATGGATAAGGATAATTCACTGACTGTGGACTGGAGTGAATTCCTCCACTATGTGATCCTCAACCCTGTGGACAACATTGGGGAGCTGGTATCGTCATGGAAACACAGTTTA GTGTTTGACGTGGGTGAGAGCAGAGCGATGCCAATTGAGTTTCCTGAAGAGGCGTCTGGTTTTGGTGCGTGGAGGACGTTTGTCCTTGCAGCTGGACTGGCAGATGCCGTGTCCCGGACTGTGACGGCACCGATCGACCGCCTGAAGACTCAACTTCAG GTTCATGGATCCAAAGCTTTCTCTCAAGGCTTTCAGGAGGTGAGGTCAGGTGGTCTGCGCTCAATGTGGCAAGGTAATGCTGTCAATGTGCTGAAGGGAACACCACAGTCAACTCTTCAGTGTCTGATCTACGCCCAG ATGAAAGTTTACACCCAACACAAAACTCAAGAGGCTCTGACGGTGCAGCAGCGTTTCAGTTTGGGCTGTGTCTCTGGTGCTGTTGCTCACGCTGCCTTCTACCCTTTAGAG GTGTTGAAGGTGAGGCTGAACCTGCAGCGGATCGGCACATACCATGGTGTCATGGCATGTGCTCAGACTATTTACAGAAATGAGTCTTTGTCCTCCATTTACAGGGGATTCAAACCAAGCATCCTCTGTATGATCCCTTATGCAGGCGTGGAGTGTGCAGTTCATCAG TCAATCATGAATTGGGCAAAAAGTGATCCTGCTTACAACAGTGAATCCaagctgtttttcttcagttttgtggcCTTTGCTTCTGGACAAATAACCAGTTACCCGCTGGCTGTGATCCGAACTCAACAGCAAGCTCAGG CTTTCAACTCAAATGCACGTGCAACCTCAAGTGTATTACAAGGACTTATTGGGATATATGAAAATCATGGATTTAGAGGATATTACAGTGGAATGGGAGCCAGCTTTGTCAGAGCCATTCCATGTGCTTTGATCAACTACACTTTAACTAGAAAATTTGAGAATGTATTTTCCTCAGTTGAGTCATGA